A single region of the Triticum dicoccoides isolate Atlit2015 ecotype Zavitan chromosome 2B, WEW_v2.0, whole genome shotgun sequence genome encodes:
- the LOC119368159 gene encoding zinc finger protein ZAT1-like: MAKNTCKLCCRRFASPRALAGHMRSHSIKVARSQISSASSASTSVAAGDDDAAADARMMPIQAYVLRGKPKRRVRLAESDFSDRESEADYPSQSPDAKRVHGGSRDAEPVSSVSDAATPEEDVALSLMMLSRDSWPAAAWQPSSYRAADSDDGSDGGGEVEPRAAEQKRTRFQCPACKKVFRSYQALGGHRASHVRGGRGGCCAPPLNPPPPPPASTHLQPLLECEEGTKPHPHECPCCFRVFASGQALGGHKRSQLCPGAAAVAAPGADHPAAAMKSLGLIDLNLPAPFEDLEVSAVSDPFLSARPGH, encoded by the coding sequence aTGGCCAAGAACACATGCAAGCTCTGCTGCCGCCGCttcgccagcccccgcgccctcgCCGGCCACATGCGCTCCCACTCCATCAAGGTCGCCAGGTCGCAGATCTCATCGGcctcctccgcctccacctccgtcgCGGCCGgggacgacgacgccgccgccgacgccaggATGATGCCCATCCAGGCCTACGTGCTCCGCGGCAAGCCCAAGCGGAGGGTGCGCCTCGCCGAGTCCGACTTCTCAGATCGCGAGAGCGAGGCGGACTACCCCTCGCAGTCGCCGGACGCCAAGCGCGTGCATGGCGGATCgcgcgacgcggagccggtgagctCCGTGTCCGACGCCGCCACGCCGGAGGAGGACGTCGCGCTGTCCCTCATGATGCTCTCCCGCGACTCCTGGCCCGCGGCGGCGTGGCAGCCGTCCTCCTACCGCGCCGCCGACTCCGACGACGGAAGCGACGGCGGCGGAGAGGTCGAGCCCCGGGCGGCCGAGCAGAAGCGGACGCGGTTCCAGTGCCCCGCGTGCAAGAAGGTGTTCCGATCGTACCAGGCGCTGGGCGGGCACCGCGCCAGCCACGTCCGCGGCGGCAGGGGCGGCTGCTGCGCGCCCCCGCTcaacccgccgccgcctcctcctgctTCCACCCACCTGCAGCCATTGCTGGAATGCGAGGAGGGCACGAAGCCGCATCCGCACGAGTGCCCCTGTTGCTTCCGCGTGTTCGCGTCAGGCCAGGCCCTCGGGGGCCACAAGCGGTCCCAGCTCTGCCCAGGCGCCGCCGCCGTGGCCGCGCCTGGCGCCGATCATCCCGCCGCCGCGATGAAAAGCCTGGGCCTCATTGATCTCAACCTCCCGGCGCCCTTCGAGGACCTGGAGGTCTCCGCCGTGTCAGATCCCTTCCTCTCCGCAAGGCCAGGCCACTGA